The genome window NNNNNNNNNNNNNNNNNNNNNNNNNNNNNNNNNNNNNNNNNNNNNNNNNNNNNNNNNNNNNNNNNNNNNNNNNNNNNNNNNNNNNNNNNNNNNNNNNNNNNNNNNNNNNNNNNNNNNNNNNNNNNNNatatatatatacaagaattgctcgtttaaaggtataagatattgcTTAGTTAGATATTCCATGTGATGATTGAATTCAATCTTATTATCTACTTAAGCGGCGTGCTGTACTAAATAATCGCCTGTAATTCGGTACAATTTGCAAACAATTGCAAACAGCtagacaataataattagtctCTCACAAAATGTCtgttttatcataaaacaaaattaaacagtcaggtttttaattatataataggaAAAAGAAAACGTTGAAAGAACGTGATTTCTTAAAGTTTTAGTCGATCAAATATGTGTTTCTTCTTAATTGTTGATTTCTAGATAAATCTTTGTGTGTGTAACGGTTTGGGCGGTAGTGTAACGACTTACTATACTTTTAACTTGTTGATCTTAAGGATAACGTTTTATATTGCCACTGTCAGTTAAGGTTTTtgaacttatatattttgcttttaacattcatgtatttatttgaccCTCAAACAACTCCGTAAAaagagtataaaaattaatttaattctattttttattgatacaacTAAGAGGGAAAGGAAGAATGAGCAAAAATCTATCGAACGTTATAGAAATGCCACACGTCGAAATATTTGCACCAACTAGTTACAAGACTTTTTTCTAAATGAGGGTAGTTGAGAGTTGTGTCCGACAacgattatattatgtaggtaatcAAACTGTACGCTCTATAAGTGCCTTCTATTATTAATAGCATAAAAGGATGAATACGAATCCATTTTTAACCTCCGACGCAAAACGAGAAAGGTTATAAGTTTatcatgtataaatttatcagtGTATCTGTTTATACCAATTTTTTAATCTACCGTTAATTCAATTCGGTGATGCAACAGACAGACCTACACGCATATACATGTCAAACTTATTTAAACACTCCGTTGATTTGCATCGAGTTTTATAAATGGTTTTGATCTTTGAATTTCATGGTCAcctcaaaaaaaaacatcgagGTGAGaaattgatacaaataaaaatttacacaatCTACGCGTGGGAATATATGATCATAAACTTCAAGTTTCAACAGTGCACAAACCATCAAACatccaaattataatttagtgtTACCCTATCCAAACATTTCAGTACTCCTATTActtcacttttaattaattatttttgcttcTTGCTCACTAATTAGTAATTTgctattgacataaaaaaatatattttacagtctcaaatttcaaattgaaaaatattgttctttattttatatcctaaaataaactaaaacagaattataaaaaaatatacgcatacgaataaaattgtttcttttttttaatatgtactaagtaataattttgttataatgctTGTAACGGAACGTTAAAAAGGACAAAACAAGCACGGCGCCATATATGCCTCTAGTGGGAATAGAATAGAACTATTTTGTCAAAATAGGATATaatgctattaaattaaagtgttCTGAACGTAGTGTCACCTTATGCTTCTTTCTCTTTCTGACGTATTGAAATATCCGCATAAACCAGCATTGGTCGATTTGCACAACAgataacattgtattttttaatcgttAAGTTTATTACCGCGAGGCTACGTCGCTAAATCGTGTCGTTTTCTAGgcggaaaaatattattaatcagtGTTATTTTGcacttttatctttaaaaatgctCAGTATTAACATCGATGGTGTGATTCAGCACAGGTGAAACGCACGTGGGAAGTGTAAAAACATAAACGTGGTGGTACGTCGACGAGTGGAAATTTGTTATCAAACAGCTCGCAAGAGCACGGGTAGGCCTCGAGGCAGCTGGCTATGGCGGAGGCGGCGCCCGGCAATATTGTCAAGGAGGGCTGGCTGCTGAAACGCGGCGAGCACATACGAAACTGGCGCGATCGTTACTTCATCCTTTTCGACAATGGCGACCTGGTGGGCTTCAAGTCGCAGCCCGAGCGAAATAACTACCGGGACCCCCTTAACAAGTTTACCGTCCGTGACTGCCAGATTATGGCCGTGGACAAGCCTCGCCCCAACGTGTTCACTATCCGTGGTCTTCAGTGGACCACGGTCATCGAACGGAACTTCGCCGTCGACTCTGAGAGGGAACGGTACGTACATGTCACCATGCTGATTCCTCGCGTTAGTTTTGTTGGTAATTATGTGTCATTAATTTTGGTGCATCTAAACTGTACAAGTTCATGTAATTgcatcaaaatcaaattataattcaaacttatataaacataataactcTCAATAAAAACTTTGATGTGGCAGGTAATTAAACTtgagatttgtttttatatatttcatggcATGTTGTTGTTGAATATCACAATAGTAAGTAGAAAAGCAGTAAAAACAGTGTAGAGTCCAAAGTccacagtttgtttgtttacagtGAGCCTGCACACTCATGTGGCTGACTCAGCTGAACACTTTTTATGCACACTTGTATGTGTTGTTTACTCTACTATGGCATTCTTTGAAggatttcataattttactttcCTTACATTTCATCATAACAagagtaaatatttacttgaatGTGTCTTTTTGGAGATATGATTGTTGTGTAATGAGTTCATcatcataacatttttcatttaaatttttttgtaattattgaagATCTTAGATTAATTTCtctcaaaaattattaatatattatttttgatgtggaaacatatataataatgattcttTACTACTAAAGTGCATACTTGATGCGGCCTCTGATATGATGTATTGATTATTTGAAGtttctgttattatttatctattatgaTATTTGCAATTAACCTGtcttattaatatgaaataagatcaattgaaataattgacaTAAACAAGGATGCTTATAATACATCCATGTGAcgtgtaacaaaaaaaaatactatatatcaTTTATGTGCTTGGGGCTCATTAAAAGATCTTTTTAAGAGTATGGGTATGCTTTTTGTAGTGTcacagtatatatttaataacattttactcaTACACAATAACATCGACATATATAAGAGATAGACATTGTTATGACACaaggaacagaaataaaattgaaatgcctgTTTTCCGGCTTAGcaaagtaaaaaattcatttatgggACAAGGTATACTCTTCTACAATAGAATTTCATAGTATTAAATTGTTTCGTAgtgctaaataaaaaaaaaatacattaaaattgtattagttcagagagcctactatagcattaataaatatatggaagatgacaatTAATGGAAtgtgtcgcttaagaaccacactaaatattttcatgtttaaCTGTATGAAAGCTCACATTGAGAGATGTATAcaattttccatttatttttgtctaattgactatgatttattattatttatgatataaggGATGAACTCGATCCActgcatatataaatataaaaacaaaatgtaaaagaaattattgataaacaaGTTGCTAGTTTTTGCCTTAACTTCcagaaataaattagataataaGTGTCGCAAGAGTTCTTACAACTTCAAGATAAGACGGCAATAACAAGCTGATGCAgtcattcattattaaaagtgtttgtttttaagcaAGCATTGATGGTGAATCATCCGATTAGAATTGGTATTTATGAGGTAATAATTTGGTTTAAACTTGTTAATAGTGACAAATAATATGACTTCCCCCAGTATGAAGGTTTGATGTGACTTTTTAAAAAGTCAAGTCTGACTGAATAGTTCCTAAAATAATATGACTTCATAATTCATAACTTgctgtttaaaattgttttacctGGGTACGGACCCGTGGGCAAAAGTATTTCCATAGCTTGTATATTTTTCTGGTGAATAAGCTATGTGGCTACCAAGTGAAGACGAACAGCTTGTACAATTAGGATGACATGTACAGACATCAAACCTAATAtttccatttcattttatacaaacattataatgCGCACAAAAGCAATTGATTTCAAGCctcagtttatttattacacgctttttattagcttcagctgtatgtttgtttgtaatcgacttctttgggcgcgattttgacccactttaaacggccagatttcgttcaaactttgtagatttatttagGACcaatgacaatacactaatttgataaaattattccatttttcaatttgcaaagtatgataaaagcgtgtttttttagtttttttaaactattataatatattatttttatttcatatatgaaTATACTCAGGTAAAATTATAggcatttaattgtaatttattcttttgtgTAAGAGTTGAGTATTCTTAGTGAATATTGTTGTCAAATGGGATGGATTCTTTGCTTAAAtcagttgaaaatataaaaatgaatatgggttaaagaaaaacattactgcatgtcataaaaaaaatatatatatattaaaatataaaatccattaaaaattttaaaaatttaccgAACCCTCATGTTACACTTCCACTTGGTGGCGAACTATTGATGAATATTTCTTACATTTCTGTTTATATTGCtaccaattttttatattctattatttataagtaggaCATGTTTGATATCACACAGGTGGtatgtatttttgaaaatatgacaatgacaaatgaaaatatgaaatatttttatttttttattttaattaactattacTTATTAACTTTTCTACATAGTTAAATTCTgtagtattatgtaatatactaTACAGAATACTTTGGTTTTCCACATTCATTTCCATTCTCACACAAAATTTGGCTTATCTGCCAGTTGTTAGGGAATAATACCTAATACAAAGCTGAAATCTTTTGAACAAAGGGCTAATTCCAAAAATTCGTTCATCATGGATATGGTGTGTGATCTCTGCGTGCTTAAAGCCTATGTACCACGAGCTAGTTtacaatatcttatatataaaattcccatgtcacaattttagttaccaaactcctccaaacggctggaccgattcttatgaaattttgtgtgcccACTAGATCACATATGTCtaagaatcggccaacatctatttttcatacccctaaatgataagattaaggtagaacagcgtttgccgggtcagctagtatttatataagaataagtAATAGAAAGaagtatttagtattttctcatttaattctttatttaagttaAGGTTTGGTACAATGATGCGGGTTCGAATCTCGCCTCGTGATTAATTCTTTTtctagaatttaaaatttttatttttaaaattttcaaataacaaatatttttatagtgtaCGCATAAAGTAATCTATCGTTAGCGGTGCTAGTGTTGACGCGTGTGTCTGCGCGGTTGCGCGGTTGCGTGTTGCAGCGAGGAGTGGGTGGCGGCGATCCGCTACGTGTCGTCGCAGCtgagcggcggcggcgcggcgggcgcgggccCGGCCGCCGCGCCCGACGGCGACGACCGCGACATGGCGCAGCTCGGCACCAGCTTCCGCGACCCGCGCCGCATCGTGAGTACACAACACGCCTCCGCCGATGCCTTTACTGTGCAATATTGGTATATGTCATgtaaataagcaataaaaagaTTTGGGCAAATGTAACTGAATCTATACGCAACATACAAGttaatttcgtttttaaaagtttgtttgtgaaTGGAGTTTTATATCGGAATGAGGTATTGAGCATTTctatttatcattatcataaaatgCTACAAGTACTTCTAGCCACATATATTCACATACTTATATGAAAGTACGACTTTTCCAGACGCTGGAGAAATTCGAGTTCGTAAAGGTGCTGGGGAAGGGCACCTTCGGCAAGGTGGTTCTGAGCCGCGAAAAGGGCACGGGTAAGCTGTACGCCATGAAGATCCTCAAGAAGCATCTCATCATCCAGAAAGACGAGGTGGCACACACCATCACCGAGAATCACGTGCTCAAGAAGACCAAGCACCCCTTCCTCACGGTTggttgattaattttttaatttttgtatattttaagtaaatggTCTTCTGTTACATTAAAGCAAATAGGCTTCTGAGTTCTTTAGGAATCTGTGCCTGTATGAACTCAATTGAAAGTATAGATATTTGACTTTTTTAATAACCTGTTACGACAgaaatatgtaacaaaaaaaaatacaacaaaactcTCATCAAAGATAAgtcaattaaaagtttttgccTAAAAACGTAATAGTCACAGGCAGTCATCAGCAGACTGCCTGTGACCGCTAAGATCAGGAGAGCGCGATCTATACGGGGGTGTGGGCGTGGGCGTGGGGTGTGGGCAGGCGCTGCGCTACTCGTTCCAGACGGCGGACCGCGTGTGCTTCGTGATGGAGTACGCGAACGGCGGCGAGCTGTTCTTCCACCTGTCGCACGAGCGCTCCTTCAGCGAGGAGCGCACGCGCTTCTACGGCGCCGAGATCGTGTCCGCGCTCGGCTACCTGCACTCCGAGGGCATCATCTACCGCGACCTCAAGCTCGAGAACCTGCTGCTCGACAAGGACGGCCACATCAAGATCGCCGACTTCGGCCTCTGCAAGGTGCGCCTTTGCCGCTACTTCTCTC of Zerene cesonia ecotype Mississippi chromosome 16, Zerene_cesonia_1.1, whole genome shotgun sequence contains these proteins:
- the LOC119832980 gene encoding RAC serine/threonine-protein kinase-like translates to MAEAAPGNIVKEGWLLKRGEHIRNWRDRYFILFDNGDLVGFKSQPERNNYRDPLNKFTVRDCQIMAVDKPRPNVFTIRGLQWTTVIERNFAVDSEREREEWVAAIRYVSSQLSGGGAAGAGPAAAPDGDDRDMAQLGTSFRDPRRITLEKFEFVKVLGKGTFGKVVLSREKGTGKLYAMKILKKHLIIQKDEVAHTITENHVLKKTKHPFLTALRYSFQTADRVCFVMEYANGGELFFHLSHERSFSEERTRFYGAEIVSALGYLHSEGIIYRDLKLENLLLDKDGHIKIADFGLCKVNITYGRTTKTFCGTPEYLAPEVLEDTDYGPAVDWWGTGVVLYEMACGRLPFYNRDHDVLFSLILEEEVRFPRGVSAACRALLAALLTKEPARRLGAGPRDAADIMAHPFFSAINWADLLAKKLPPPFKPQVESDTDTRYFDSEFTGESVELTPPEHDAAARQLDQFPQFSYQDICSSAHSALSHLSQHSALADRRH